A single genomic interval of Anolis carolinensis isolate JA03-04 chromosome X, rAnoCar3.1.pri, whole genome shotgun sequence harbors:
- the slc7a4 gene encoding cationic amino acid transporter 4, producing MVSRLPRPADMTRFCQKLNRVKTLEEDMMETSFNRCLSTIDLALLGIGGMVGSGLYVLTGTVAKDTAGPAIVISFIIAGIASLLAALCYAEFGAHVPKTGSAYMFTYVSVGEIWAFLIGWNVILEYMIGGAAVARAWSGYLDAIFDHRIKNFTESHVGTWHVPFLAHYPDFLAFGILLIATALISFGARVSSWLNHIFSAVSMGVILFILVMGFILARPQNWSISEGGFAPYGISGIMAGSATCFYAFVGFDVIATCSEEARNPQRAIPRAIAIALSLATGAYILVSMVLTLIVPWHSLDPDSALADAFYRRGYAWAGFIVAAGSICAMNTVLLSNLVSLPRIVYAMAEDGLFFQVFSRIHPRTQVPVVASIVFGILMSLLALVFDLEALVQFLSIGTLLAYTFVAASVIILRFQRDKTGATGASSGSEATLPSSETITNNEPKEYESFSDKLQLVSKEKGKGQREPGQLKAAFEPYLDFLSDFYPGEVVTVGVIILMVSAICLSAILVFGRNQLHLPTWSYVLLLLLFGLGLALSLFLISIHEQKKSTQTFQLPLVPLTPALSIFINVYLMLKLNYMTWLRFTVWLIAGLMVYFGYGIWHSKENQREPQGHAVSARYVVFPSGSLEETVQTVQPSTQPSQGLEETLEEEAKR from the exons ATGGTGAGTCGACTGCCTCGCCCAGCGGACATGACCCGCTTCTGCCAGAAGCTCAACCGGGTCAAGACGCTGGAGGAGGACATGATGGAGACGTCCTTCAACCGATGCCTGAGCACTATCGACTTGGCACTGCTGGGCATCGGGGGCATGGTGGGCTCCGGCTTATACGTCCTCACGGGCACCGTGGCCAAGGACACGGCTGGCCCTGCCATCGTCATCTCCTTCATCATTGCCGGCATCGCCTCACTGCTGGCGGCCCTCTGTTATGCCGAGTTTGGTGCCCACGTGCCCAAAACGGGTTCGGCGTACATGTTCACCTACGTCTCGGTGGGCGAGATTTGGGCCTTCCTGATCGGGTGGAACGTCATCCTGGAGTATATGATTGGGGGCGCCGCGGTGGCCAGAGCGTGGAGTGGCTACCTGGACGCCATCTTCGACCACCGCATCAAGAACTTCACGGAGAGCCACGTGGGCACCTGGCACGTCCCTTTCCTGGCCCATTACCCGGACTTCCTGGCCTTTGGCATCCTGCTCATTGCCACCGCCTTGATTTCCTTCGGGGCCCGGGTCTCCTCCTGGCTCAACCACATCTTCTCCGCCGTCAGCATGGGCGTCATCCTCTTCATCCTGGTGATGGGCTTCATCTTGGCCAGGCCTCAAAACTGGAGCATCAGCGAAGGAGGCTTTGCTCCCTACGGCATTTCGGGCATCATGGCCGGCTCAGCCACTTGCTTCTATGCTTTTGTAGGCTTCGACGTCATTGCCACTTGCAGCGAGGAGGCCCGCAACCCGCAGAGAGCCATCCCGAGGGCCATCGCCATCGCCTTGAGCCTGGCCACGGGAGCCTACATCTTGGTCTCCATGGTCTTGACCCTGATAGTGCCCTGGCATTCCTTGGATCCGGACTCTGCCCTGGCCGATGCCTTTTACCGGAGAGGTTACGCCTGGGCCGGTTTCATTGTGGCGGCTGGCTCCATTTGCG CAATGAACACGGTCCTTCTCAGCAACCTGGTCTCCCTGCCCCGGATTGTCTATGCCATGGCTGAAGACGGGCTCTTCTTCCAGGTCTTCTCCCGCATCCACCCCCGGACCCAGGTCCCCGTGGTAGCTAGCATCGTCTTTGGCATCCTCATGTCGCTCTTGGCTCTCGTCTTCGACTTGGAGGCCCTGGTCCAGTTCCTGTCCATCGGCACCCTCTTGGCATACACCTTTGTGGCGGCCAGCGTCATCATCCTGCGCTTCCAGCGAGACAAAACTGGAGCAACTGGGGCATCCAGCGGAAGTGAAGCCACTCTACCTTCGTCGGAGACCATCACCAACAACGAACCCAAGGAGTACGAATCGTTCTCGGACAAACTGCAGCTTGTGAgcaaggagaaagggaaaggccAACGGGAACCAGGGCAACTCAAGGCGGCTTTTGAGCCCTACCTGGACTTCCTCAGCGATTTCTACCCGGGCGAAGTGGTCACGGTGGGAGTGATCATCCTGATGGTCTCAGCCATCTGCCTGTCAGCCATCTTGGTCTTTGGGAGGAACCAGCTCCACCTGCCCACCTGGAGCTATGTGTTGCTGCTCCTGCTCTTCGGCCTGGGCCTGGCGCTGAGTTTGTTCCTCATCAGCATCCATGAGCAAAAGAAGAGCACCCAGACGTTCCAG CTCCCACTGGTCCCACTGACTCCTGCGCTGAGCATTTTCATCAACGTCTATCTCATGCTGAAGCTCAACTACATGACGTGGCTGCGGTTCACTGTCTGGCTGATTGCAG GCTTAATGGTCTACTTTGGCTACGGCATCTGGCACAGCAAAGAGAACCAGCGGGAGCCCCAGGGGCACGCCGTCAGCGCCCGCTACGTGGTGTTCCCCAGTGGCAGCCTCGAAGAGACGGTCCAGACTGTGCAGCCCAGCACGCAGCCCTCTCAGGGCCTGGAGGAAACCCTGGAAGAGGAAGCCAAGAGATGA
- the scarf2 gene encoding scavenger receptor class F member 2 isoform X2, which translates to MPDSYPMRPPLHVLTLLCFCCFSRVLNSRFSTDKQQAVCEGNFTCTDNEVCVRPNECRCRHGYFGANCETKCPRQFWGPDCKEMCRCHPNGQCEDVTGQCTCNANRWGPKCENACLCKHGKCDQKTGKCTCEPNWWGPQCASACYCSLNSQCDQLTGTCNCQPGWWGRSCNNQCACNNSPCEQFTGRCQCRGRTFGPRCDRYCQCHMGKCNQVDGTCTCDPGYRGKFCREPCPAGFYGQGCRRRCGQCKELQPCTIVDGRCLACEAGWNGTKCDQICSPGFYGEGCDQICPPCKDGHTCNHVNGKCPHCNPGWIGDRCETKCSNGTYGDSCSFFCGECYNGECHFETGRCLCRAGYRGISCNLTCQTGQYGINCAELCNCHEDSCDPLTGTCHMEANQRMGVIGAGALLILLLTLLLSLLCCCCVCRKKDQARDTIQDPTLKKSPRRLCGRFSRISMKLPRIPLRRQKLPKVVVAHHDLENTMNCSFIEPPSVVEQPSPSWSSRGSFSSFDTTDEGPVYCVPHEESVNDSKDRVSAPCGEKTAPAISEDEAGEYTVLKESSSIQADSSETPLLKSSDSERSSCGSGSASGALYARIARLSKQSREEDENAVDSKAAKPPSPERAKPPPPDPSTKPKVSWIHSKYNSNQSNSLPSIGLTDLSEHKQGLAKRKRSPSEASAGLHSKSDDKATTRGKEKAPKHPKELSSEGKSQSTSGDQPSLSKPKQRHKTSQDQLENLNGAVQNVIKKMGSYLPADRKGGEAPKSPGHSKSRSEVIHPHLSSEAATLLAAQLKEKTQSLNRGDGGNRQNGVSPLPAQREKPTPPQKAKRSVATAGQKSSKPVLPTSPNLQKLISPIAEGTPAGDPKRVEKQSSGAGSQDPAPVASDQVVKRTPIKKPPRKKSREAAAEQPKASATPPQTVQ; encoded by the exons ATGCCCGACTCTTACCCCATGCGTCCACCTTTGCATGTACTTACATTGCTGTGTTTCTGCTGTTTCTCAAGGGTTCTCAACAGTAGGTTCTCCACAGATAAGCAACAGG CCGTGTGCGAGGGGAACTTCACTTGCACGGACAACGAGGTGTGCGTGAGGCCCAACGAGTGCCGCTGCCGCCATGGGTACTTTGGTGCCAACTGTGAAACCA AGTGCCCCCGCCAGTTCTGGGGCCCGGATTGCAAGGAGATGTGCCGCTGCCACCCCAACGGGCAGTGCGAGGACGTGACGGGCCAGTGCACCTGCAACGCCAACCGCTGGGGGCCCAAGTGCGAGAACGCCTGCTTGTGCAAGCACGGCAAGTGTGACCAGAAGACGGGGAAGTGCACCTGCGAGCCCAACTGGTGGGGGCCCCAGTGCGCCAGCGCCTGCTACTGCAGCCTCAACTCCCAGTGCGACCAGCTGACCGGCACCTGTAACTGCCAGCCTGGCTGGTGGGGCCGAAGCTGCAACAACCAATGCGCCTGCAATAACTCCCCCTGCGAGCAGTTCACGGGGCGATGCCAGTGTCGCGGGCGCACCTTTGGGCCCCGCTGTGACCGCTACTGCCAGTGCCACATGGGCAAGTGCAACCAAGTGGACGGGACATGCACCTGCGACCCAGGCTACCGGGGAAAGTTCTGCCGCGAGCCATGCCCGGCTGGCTTCTATGGGCAAGGCTGCAGGAGGAG GTGCGGGCAGTGCAAGGAGCTGCAGCCCTGCACCATTGTGGACGGCCGCTGCCTGGCATGCGAGGCAGGCTGGAACGGCACCAAGTGCGACCAGATCTGTTCCCCGGGCTTCTATGGCGAAGGCTGCGACCAGATCTGTCCCCCTTGTAAGGACGGCCATACTTGCAACCATGTCAACGGCAAGTGTCCGCACTGCAATCCTGGCTGGATCGGAGACAG GTGCGAGACCAAATGCAGCAACGGGACCTATGGGGACAGCTGCTCCTTTTTCTGCGGCGAGTGCTACAACGGCGAGTGCCACTTTGAGACCGGGCGTTGCCTCTGCCGAGCGGGATACCGTGGCATTTC CTGTAACCTGACGTGCCAAACAGGCCAGTATGGCATCAATTGCGCTGAACTGTGCAACTGCCACGAGGATTCGTGCGACCCCTTGACCGGAACCTGCCACATGG AGGCCAACCAGCGGATGGGCGTCATTGGCGCCGGAGCCCTCTTGATCTTGCTGCTCACCCTCCTCCTCTCGCTTCTGTGCTGCTGTTGCGTTTGCCGCAAGAAGGACCAGGCCCGGGA CACCATCCAGGACCCCACCCTCAAGAAGTCCCCGAGGCGGCTCTGCGGCAGGTTCAGCCGAATCAGTATGAAGCTTCCCCGGATCCCTCTCCGCCGTCAGAAACTGCCCAAAGTTGTAG TGGCTCACCATGACCTGGAGAACACCATGAACTGCAGCTTCATCGAACCCCCCTCCGTGGTGGAGCAGCCGTCCCCGTCGTGGTCTTCCCGGGGCTCCTTCTCATCCTTTGACACTACGGATGAAGGTCCTGTTTACTGCGTGCCGCACGAAG AAAGCGTGAATGACAGCAAAGATCGGGTTTCGGCTCCTTGTGGCGAGAAGACAGCCCCGGCCATCAGCGAGGACGAAGCTGGGGAGTACACCGTCTTGAAAGAGAGCAGCTCCATCCAGGCCGACAGCAGCGAGACTCCCCTGCTCAAGTCTTCTGACAGTGAGCGCTCCTCGTGCGGGTCCGGATCGGCCAGCGGGGCTCTGTACGCCCGGATTGCCCGCCTCTCCAAACAGTCCCGGGAGGAGGACGAGAATGCCGTGGACAGTAAGGCCGCTAAGCCCCCATCACCAGAAAGGGCCAAACCCCCGCCGCCAGACCCCTCGACCAAGCCCAAAGTCTCCTGGATCCACAGCAAGTACAACTCcaaccagtccaactccctgccatccaTTGGCCTGACGGATCTGTCAGAGCACAAACAGGGGCTGGCCAAGCGGAAGAGGAGCCCCAGCGAGGCCTCGGCCGGGTTGCACAGCAAATCCGATGATAAGGCGACCACGCGGGGCAAGGAGAAGGCCCCGAAGCACCCAAAGGAGCTCAGCTCTGAGGGGAAGAGCCAGTCGACCTCCGGGGACCAGCCCTCGCTGTCCAAACCCAAGCAGCGACACAAGACTAGCCAGGACCAACTGGAGAACCTCAACGGGGCCGTCCAGAACGTTATCAAGAAGATGGGGAGTTATCTCCCAGCCGACCGGAAAGGAGGCGAAGCCCCCAAGAGCCCCGGTCATAGCAAGTCCCGCTCCGAAGTCATCCACCCACACTTGTCCTCAGAGGCAGCCACCTTGTTGGCCGCCCAGTTGAAGGAAAAGACTCAGAGCCTCAACCGAGGGGACGGTGGGAACCGGCAGAATGGGGTGAGCCCCTTGCCGGCCCAGCGGGAGAAGCCCACTCCTCCACAGAAGGCCAAGCGCTCCGTGGCCACCGCCGGCCAGAAGTCCAGCAAGCCGGTCCTGCCGACCTCCCCCAACCTGCAGAAACTGATCAGCCCCATTGCCGAGGGGACCCCGGCCGGTGACCCCAAGCGGGTGGAGAAGCAGAGCTCTGGCGCTGGTAGCCAAGACCCGGCCCCTGTGGCAAGCGACCAAGTGGTCAAGAGGACCCCCATCAAAAAGCCGCCCAGGAAGAAGAGCCGGGAGGCGGCTGCCGAACAGCCAAAAGCTTCCGCGACCCCCCCTCAGACTGTGCAATGA
- the scarf2 gene encoding scavenger receptor class F member 2 isoform X1: MRHFRAAWAPLPLPLPPEPRRRGSAAGMARRRVPRGARPPAQGSLLLLPLPSPSPSPWPFLLLLVARAAAQELSPRGRNVCPATGSASFVCCPGWRQQGEECLIAVCEGNFTCTDNEVCVRPNECRCRHGYFGANCETKCPRQFWGPDCKEMCRCHPNGQCEDVTGQCTCNANRWGPKCENACLCKHGKCDQKTGKCTCEPNWWGPQCASACYCSLNSQCDQLTGTCNCQPGWWGRSCNNQCACNNSPCEQFTGRCQCRGRTFGPRCDRYCQCHMGKCNQVDGTCTCDPGYRGKFCREPCPAGFYGQGCRRRCGQCKELQPCTIVDGRCLACEAGWNGTKCDQICSPGFYGEGCDQICPPCKDGHTCNHVNGKCPHCNPGWIGDRCETKCSNGTYGDSCSFFCGECYNGECHFETGRCLCRAGYRGISCNLTCQTGQYGINCAELCNCHEDSCDPLTGTCHMEANQRMGVIGAGALLILLLTLLLSLLCCCCVCRKKDQARDTIQDPTLKKSPRRLCGRFSRISMKLPRIPLRRQKLPKVVVAHHDLENTMNCSFIEPPSVVEQPSPSWSSRGSFSSFDTTDEGPVYCVPHEESVNDSKDRVSAPCGEKTAPAISEDEAGEYTVLKESSSIQADSSETPLLKSSDSERSSCGSGSASGALYARIARLSKQSREEDENAVDSKAAKPPSPERAKPPPPDPSTKPKVSWIHSKYNSNQSNSLPSIGLTDLSEHKQGLAKRKRSPSEASAGLHSKSDDKATTRGKEKAPKHPKELSSEGKSQSTSGDQPSLSKPKQRHKTSQDQLENLNGAVQNVIKKMGSYLPADRKGGEAPKSPGHSKSRSEVIHPHLSSEAATLLAAQLKEKTQSLNRGDGGNRQNGVSPLPAQREKPTPPQKAKRSVATAGQKSSKPVLPTSPNLQKLISPIAEGTPAGDPKRVEKQSSGAGSQDPAPVASDQVVKRTPIKKPPRKKSREAAAEQPKASATPPQTVQ, encoded by the exons TTCGGCCAGCTTCGTGTGCTGCCCAGGATGGAGACAACAAGGCGAGGAGTGTTTGATCG CCGTGTGCGAGGGGAACTTCACTTGCACGGACAACGAGGTGTGCGTGAGGCCCAACGAGTGCCGCTGCCGCCATGGGTACTTTGGTGCCAACTGTGAAACCA AGTGCCCCCGCCAGTTCTGGGGCCCGGATTGCAAGGAGATGTGCCGCTGCCACCCCAACGGGCAGTGCGAGGACGTGACGGGCCAGTGCACCTGCAACGCCAACCGCTGGGGGCCCAAGTGCGAGAACGCCTGCTTGTGCAAGCACGGCAAGTGTGACCAGAAGACGGGGAAGTGCACCTGCGAGCCCAACTGGTGGGGGCCCCAGTGCGCCAGCGCCTGCTACTGCAGCCTCAACTCCCAGTGCGACCAGCTGACCGGCACCTGTAACTGCCAGCCTGGCTGGTGGGGCCGAAGCTGCAACAACCAATGCGCCTGCAATAACTCCCCCTGCGAGCAGTTCACGGGGCGATGCCAGTGTCGCGGGCGCACCTTTGGGCCCCGCTGTGACCGCTACTGCCAGTGCCACATGGGCAAGTGCAACCAAGTGGACGGGACATGCACCTGCGACCCAGGCTACCGGGGAAAGTTCTGCCGCGAGCCATGCCCGGCTGGCTTCTATGGGCAAGGCTGCAGGAGGAG GTGCGGGCAGTGCAAGGAGCTGCAGCCCTGCACCATTGTGGACGGCCGCTGCCTGGCATGCGAGGCAGGCTGGAACGGCACCAAGTGCGACCAGATCTGTTCCCCGGGCTTCTATGGCGAAGGCTGCGACCAGATCTGTCCCCCTTGTAAGGACGGCCATACTTGCAACCATGTCAACGGCAAGTGTCCGCACTGCAATCCTGGCTGGATCGGAGACAG GTGCGAGACCAAATGCAGCAACGGGACCTATGGGGACAGCTGCTCCTTTTTCTGCGGCGAGTGCTACAACGGCGAGTGCCACTTTGAGACCGGGCGTTGCCTCTGCCGAGCGGGATACCGTGGCATTTC CTGTAACCTGACGTGCCAAACAGGCCAGTATGGCATCAATTGCGCTGAACTGTGCAACTGCCACGAGGATTCGTGCGACCCCTTGACCGGAACCTGCCACATGG AGGCCAACCAGCGGATGGGCGTCATTGGCGCCGGAGCCCTCTTGATCTTGCTGCTCACCCTCCTCCTCTCGCTTCTGTGCTGCTGTTGCGTTTGCCGCAAGAAGGACCAGGCCCGGGA CACCATCCAGGACCCCACCCTCAAGAAGTCCCCGAGGCGGCTCTGCGGCAGGTTCAGCCGAATCAGTATGAAGCTTCCCCGGATCCCTCTCCGCCGTCAGAAACTGCCCAAAGTTGTAG TGGCTCACCATGACCTGGAGAACACCATGAACTGCAGCTTCATCGAACCCCCCTCCGTGGTGGAGCAGCCGTCCCCGTCGTGGTCTTCCCGGGGCTCCTTCTCATCCTTTGACACTACGGATGAAGGTCCTGTTTACTGCGTGCCGCACGAAG AAAGCGTGAATGACAGCAAAGATCGGGTTTCGGCTCCTTGTGGCGAGAAGACAGCCCCGGCCATCAGCGAGGACGAAGCTGGGGAGTACACCGTCTTGAAAGAGAGCAGCTCCATCCAGGCCGACAGCAGCGAGACTCCCCTGCTCAAGTCTTCTGACAGTGAGCGCTCCTCGTGCGGGTCCGGATCGGCCAGCGGGGCTCTGTACGCCCGGATTGCCCGCCTCTCCAAACAGTCCCGGGAGGAGGACGAGAATGCCGTGGACAGTAAGGCCGCTAAGCCCCCATCACCAGAAAGGGCCAAACCCCCGCCGCCAGACCCCTCGACCAAGCCCAAAGTCTCCTGGATCCACAGCAAGTACAACTCcaaccagtccaactccctgccatccaTTGGCCTGACGGATCTGTCAGAGCACAAACAGGGGCTGGCCAAGCGGAAGAGGAGCCCCAGCGAGGCCTCGGCCGGGTTGCACAGCAAATCCGATGATAAGGCGACCACGCGGGGCAAGGAGAAGGCCCCGAAGCACCCAAAGGAGCTCAGCTCTGAGGGGAAGAGCCAGTCGACCTCCGGGGACCAGCCCTCGCTGTCCAAACCCAAGCAGCGACACAAGACTAGCCAGGACCAACTGGAGAACCTCAACGGGGCCGTCCAGAACGTTATCAAGAAGATGGGGAGTTATCTCCCAGCCGACCGGAAAGGAGGCGAAGCCCCCAAGAGCCCCGGTCATAGCAAGTCCCGCTCCGAAGTCATCCACCCACACTTGTCCTCAGAGGCAGCCACCTTGTTGGCCGCCCAGTTGAAGGAAAAGACTCAGAGCCTCAACCGAGGGGACGGTGGGAACCGGCAGAATGGGGTGAGCCCCTTGCCGGCCCAGCGGGAGAAGCCCACTCCTCCACAGAAGGCCAAGCGCTCCGTGGCCACCGCCGGCCAGAAGTCCAGCAAGCCGGTCCTGCCGACCTCCCCCAACCTGCAGAAACTGATCAGCCCCATTGCCGAGGGGACCCCGGCCGGTGACCCCAAGCGGGTGGAGAAGCAGAGCTCTGGCGCTGGTAGCCAAGACCCGGCCCCTGTGGCAAGCGACCAAGTGGTCAAGAGGACCCCCATCAAAAAGCCGCCCAGGAAGAAGAGCCGGGAGGCGGCTGCCGAACAGCCAAAAGCTTCCGCGACCCCCCCTCAGACTGTGCAATGA
- the scarf2 gene encoding scavenger receptor class F member 2 isoform X3, protein MCRCHPNGQCEDVTGQCTCNANRWGPKCENACLCKHGKCDQKTGKCTCEPNWWGPQCASACYCSLNSQCDQLTGTCNCQPGWWGRSCNNQCACNNSPCEQFTGRCQCRGRTFGPRCDRYCQCHMGKCNQVDGTCTCDPGYRGKFCREPCPAGFYGQGCRRRCGQCKELQPCTIVDGRCLACEAGWNGTKCDQICSPGFYGEGCDQICPPCKDGHTCNHVNGKCPHCNPGWIGDRCETKCSNGTYGDSCSFFCGECYNGECHFETGRCLCRAGYRGISCNLTCQTGQYGINCAELCNCHEDSCDPLTGTCHMEANQRMGVIGAGALLILLLTLLLSLLCCCCVCRKKDQARDTIQDPTLKKSPRRLCGRFSRISMKLPRIPLRRQKLPKVVVAHHDLENTMNCSFIEPPSVVEQPSPSWSSRGSFSSFDTTDEGPVYCVPHEESVNDSKDRVSAPCGEKTAPAISEDEAGEYTVLKESSSIQADSSETPLLKSSDSERSSCGSGSASGALYARIARLSKQSREEDENAVDSKAAKPPSPERAKPPPPDPSTKPKVSWIHSKYNSNQSNSLPSIGLTDLSEHKQGLAKRKRSPSEASAGLHSKSDDKATTRGKEKAPKHPKELSSEGKSQSTSGDQPSLSKPKQRHKTSQDQLENLNGAVQNVIKKMGSYLPADRKGGEAPKSPGHSKSRSEVIHPHLSSEAATLLAAQLKEKTQSLNRGDGGNRQNGVSPLPAQREKPTPPQKAKRSVATAGQKSSKPVLPTSPNLQKLISPIAEGTPAGDPKRVEKQSSGAGSQDPAPVASDQVVKRTPIKKPPRKKSREAAAEQPKASATPPQTVQ, encoded by the exons ATGTGCCGCTGCCACCCCAACGGGCAGTGCGAGGACGTGACGGGCCAGTGCACCTGCAACGCCAACCGCTGGGGGCCCAAGTGCGAGAACGCCTGCTTGTGCAAGCACGGCAAGTGTGACCAGAAGACGGGGAAGTGCACCTGCGAGCCCAACTGGTGGGGGCCCCAGTGCGCCAGCGCCTGCTACTGCAGCCTCAACTCCCAGTGCGACCAGCTGACCGGCACCTGTAACTGCCAGCCTGGCTGGTGGGGCCGAAGCTGCAACAACCAATGCGCCTGCAATAACTCCCCCTGCGAGCAGTTCACGGGGCGATGCCAGTGTCGCGGGCGCACCTTTGGGCCCCGCTGTGACCGCTACTGCCAGTGCCACATGGGCAAGTGCAACCAAGTGGACGGGACATGCACCTGCGACCCAGGCTACCGGGGAAAGTTCTGCCGCGAGCCATGCCCGGCTGGCTTCTATGGGCAAGGCTGCAGGAGGAG GTGCGGGCAGTGCAAGGAGCTGCAGCCCTGCACCATTGTGGACGGCCGCTGCCTGGCATGCGAGGCAGGCTGGAACGGCACCAAGTGCGACCAGATCTGTTCCCCGGGCTTCTATGGCGAAGGCTGCGACCAGATCTGTCCCCCTTGTAAGGACGGCCATACTTGCAACCATGTCAACGGCAAGTGTCCGCACTGCAATCCTGGCTGGATCGGAGACAG GTGCGAGACCAAATGCAGCAACGGGACCTATGGGGACAGCTGCTCCTTTTTCTGCGGCGAGTGCTACAACGGCGAGTGCCACTTTGAGACCGGGCGTTGCCTCTGCCGAGCGGGATACCGTGGCATTTC CTGTAACCTGACGTGCCAAACAGGCCAGTATGGCATCAATTGCGCTGAACTGTGCAACTGCCACGAGGATTCGTGCGACCCCTTGACCGGAACCTGCCACATGG AGGCCAACCAGCGGATGGGCGTCATTGGCGCCGGAGCCCTCTTGATCTTGCTGCTCACCCTCCTCCTCTCGCTTCTGTGCTGCTGTTGCGTTTGCCGCAAGAAGGACCAGGCCCGGGA CACCATCCAGGACCCCACCCTCAAGAAGTCCCCGAGGCGGCTCTGCGGCAGGTTCAGCCGAATCAGTATGAAGCTTCCCCGGATCCCTCTCCGCCGTCAGAAACTGCCCAAAGTTGTAG TGGCTCACCATGACCTGGAGAACACCATGAACTGCAGCTTCATCGAACCCCCCTCCGTGGTGGAGCAGCCGTCCCCGTCGTGGTCTTCCCGGGGCTCCTTCTCATCCTTTGACACTACGGATGAAGGTCCTGTTTACTGCGTGCCGCACGAAG AAAGCGTGAATGACAGCAAAGATCGGGTTTCGGCTCCTTGTGGCGAGAAGACAGCCCCGGCCATCAGCGAGGACGAAGCTGGGGAGTACACCGTCTTGAAAGAGAGCAGCTCCATCCAGGCCGACAGCAGCGAGACTCCCCTGCTCAAGTCTTCTGACAGTGAGCGCTCCTCGTGCGGGTCCGGATCGGCCAGCGGGGCTCTGTACGCCCGGATTGCCCGCCTCTCCAAACAGTCCCGGGAGGAGGACGAGAATGCCGTGGACAGTAAGGCCGCTAAGCCCCCATCACCAGAAAGGGCCAAACCCCCGCCGCCAGACCCCTCGACCAAGCCCAAAGTCTCCTGGATCCACAGCAAGTACAACTCcaaccagtccaactccctgccatccaTTGGCCTGACGGATCTGTCAGAGCACAAACAGGGGCTGGCCAAGCGGAAGAGGAGCCCCAGCGAGGCCTCGGCCGGGTTGCACAGCAAATCCGATGATAAGGCGACCACGCGGGGCAAGGAGAAGGCCCCGAAGCACCCAAAGGAGCTCAGCTCTGAGGGGAAGAGCCAGTCGACCTCCGGGGACCAGCCCTCGCTGTCCAAACCCAAGCAGCGACACAAGACTAGCCAGGACCAACTGGAGAACCTCAACGGGGCCGTCCAGAACGTTATCAAGAAGATGGGGAGTTATCTCCCAGCCGACCGGAAAGGAGGCGAAGCCCCCAAGAGCCCCGGTCATAGCAAGTCCCGCTCCGAAGTCATCCACCCACACTTGTCCTCAGAGGCAGCCACCTTGTTGGCCGCCCAGTTGAAGGAAAAGACTCAGAGCCTCAACCGAGGGGACGGTGGGAACCGGCAGAATGGGGTGAGCCCCTTGCCGGCCCAGCGGGAGAAGCCCACTCCTCCACAGAAGGCCAAGCGCTCCGTGGCCACCGCCGGCCAGAAGTCCAGCAAGCCGGTCCTGCCGACCTCCCCCAACCTGCAGAAACTGATCAGCCCCATTGCCGAGGGGACCCCGGCCGGTGACCCCAAGCGGGTGGAGAAGCAGAGCTCTGGCGCTGGTAGCCAAGACCCGGCCCCTGTGGCAAGCGACCAAGTGGTCAAGAGGACCCCCATCAAAAAGCCGCCCAGGAAGAAGAGCCGGGAGGCGGCTGCCGAACAGCCAAAAGCTTCCGCGACCCCCCCTCAGACTGTGCAATGA
- the LOC100554773 gene encoding protein DGCR6 produces the protein MERFGPPFIYDDAGDATGGVGLAGYGGGGGGGGGDRTARQQARHYQLLSELQTLVKALPSSCQQRLSYTILSDLALALIDGTVFEIVQGLLEIQHLTERNLYNQRLTLHSEHRALKQEMLHKHKDAQQCCKPHNLPLLKAAQQRELQAMEQRIHDEQLMMDKKIVLELDQKVVDQQSTLEKAGVSGFYITTNPQELTLQMNLLELIRKLQQKEAQPRKPFP, from the exons ATGGAGCGCTTCGGGCCGCCGTTCATTTACGACGATGCCGGGGATGCGACCGGAGGAGTAGGCCTCGCGGGCtacggaggcggaggaggaggcggtggaGGCGACCGGACAGCCCGACAGCAAGCCCGGCATTATCAACTCCTCTCCGAGTTGCAGACCCTGGTCAAGGCTCTGCCTAG ctcctgccagcagCGGCTGTCCTACACCATCCTCAGCGACCTGGCCTTGGCGCTCATTGATGGGACGGTCTTTGAGATCGTGCAAGGTTTGCTGGAGATCCAGCACTTGACGGAGCGCAACCTCTACAACCAGCGGCTCACGCTGCACAGCGAGCACCGAG CCCTGAAGCAGGAGATGCTGCACAAGCACAAGGATGCCCAGCAGTGTTGCAAGCCTCACAACCTGCCCTTGCTCAAAGCCGCACAGCAGAGGGAGCTTCAG GCCATGGAGCAGCGCATCCACGACGAGCAGCTGATGATGGACAAGAAGATCGTCTTGGAGCTGGACCAAAAAGTCGTGGACCAGCAGAGCACCCTGGAGAAGGCGGGCGTCTCCGGGTTTTACATCACCACCAACCCACAG GAACTGACGCTCCAGATGAATCTGCTGGAGCTCATTCGGAAGCTGCAGCAGAAGGAGGCGCAGCCGAGGAAGCCTTTCCCTTGA